Proteins co-encoded in one Nonlabens agnitus genomic window:
- the argB gene encoding acetylglutamate kinase: MNTLKVIKIGGKLIDDPTAIGSFLEDFAAIKEPKILIHGGGNLASSMARDLDVPVQQIDGRRITDDATLDIITMAYAGKINKNLVARLQGLGCNALGLTGADGNSIVSKIRDKKPIDFGHVGDPKSVNVDFIQLLLDHGITPVFCAITHDGAGQLLNTNADTVAADVCSAFAKAYTTQLYYCFEKQGVLRDINDPSSLIQDIDQKEYEHLKLEKVIADGMLPKMQNSFRALQNGVSSVHIGLASMITSTDNNHTTLIL, from the coding sequence ATGAATACACTAAAAGTCATAAAAATAGGAGGTAAGCTGATTGATGACCCAACGGCTATTGGTTCATTTTTGGAGGATTTTGCAGCGATCAAAGAGCCCAAGATCTTGATTCATGGTGGTGGTAATTTGGCAAGTTCGATGGCTCGGGATTTGGATGTTCCAGTGCAGCAAATTGACGGTCGCCGCATTACAGACGATGCCACTTTGGACATCATTACCATGGCTTATGCCGGTAAAATCAACAAGAATCTGGTGGCGCGATTACAAGGTCTAGGTTGCAATGCCTTGGGCTTGACCGGCGCTGATGGCAATAGCATTGTATCAAAAATACGGGACAAAAAACCAATTGATTTTGGTCATGTGGGCGATCCCAAATCGGTGAACGTAGATTTTATACAGCTGTTGTTGGACCATGGCATCACGCCCGTTTTTTGCGCGATCACGCACGATGGTGCTGGTCAATTACTCAATACCAATGCAGATACCGTTGCGGCTGATGTTTGTTCCGCTTTCGCGAAAGCGTACACCACACAGCTTTATTACTGCTTTGAAAAACAAGGTGTTTTAAGGGATATTAATGATCCCAGCAGTTTGATACAGGACATTGACCAAAAGGAATACGAGCATTTAAAACTAGAAAAGGTCATCGCAGACGGCATGTTGCCCAAGATGCAGAACAGTTTTAGAGCCCTTCAAAATGGGGTTTCCAGCGTTCATATAGGACTGGCATCGATGATTACAAGTACAGATAACAACCACACAACTCTAATCCTATGA